A segment of the Candidatus Microthrix subdominans genome:
CGGGGCGTCGCCGAGCACGTTGGCGGCGGAGCGGCGCTGGGACACCGCATCATCCTGCCAGCCGCGCCCGCCTGGCCTCCTCTCGCGAGACCGCCGAGCGGGGTGTGGAACAGAGGCGAGGTGCGGAGCGGAGGTGTGGAGCGAAGGTGTGGAGGTGTGCCGGTGAAATTCACCGGCACACCTCCACACCCCGGCACACCTCCACAACCAGGCAAGGTCCGGGGCGCGCTACGGCGATTCAGCAGGAGGATGCGCGTGTCTCGGCCCGGTCGGGGCGTCGGCTACCCAACTGGGCCTGGGTATGGTCTCGATACACTCGCCCGCTACCACGACGATGGGGGAGACAGATGAGCGACGAGCTCTTTTCGGTCAGCGGTAAGACGGCGTTGATCACCGGTGGGTCGCGGGGCATCGGCGCCATGATCGCCCGGGGTTTCGTCGCCGACGGGGCCCGAGTGATCATCGCAGCTCGGAAGGCGGCCGAGTTGGAAGCGACCGCAGCGGACCTGAACGCGCTGCCCGGCGAGGGCAGCGCCACAGCGATCGTCGCCGATCTCGGCTCGGAGGAGGGTGCCCGTGCGCTGGCCGCCGCGGTCGCCGAGCAGACCGACCACCTCGACGTGCTCGTCAACAACGCCGGCGCCACCTGGGGCGTCCCGCTGGAGGAGCACGACCAGGCGTCATGGGACCGGGTGCTCAACCTCAACGTGGCCGGCGTGTTCCACGTGACCAAGTTCTGCCTACCGCTGCTGCGTGCGGCGGGCACTGCCGACGAGCCCGCCCGGGTGATCAACATCGGCTCGATCGACGGCATCCACGTGCCGATCATGGAGACCTACTCGTACTCGGCGTCCAAGGCGGCGGTGCACCAGCTGACGCGCCACCTCGCCAAGCAACTGGCCCCCGACATCACCGTCAACGCCGTGGCACCCGGACCTTTCGAGTCCAAGATGATGGCGGCGACCCTGGAGAGCTTCGGCGACGCGATCGCCGATCAGGCCCCGATGAAGCGGATCGGCCGTCCCGACGACATGGCGGGGGTCGCCCGTTTTCTGGCCTCCCGGGCCGGCGCCTACGTCACCGGCGCCATCATTCCCGTGGACGGTGGCCTGGCCACCGTGGGGTAACCCGGCTCAGGTGGCCTGGCCCCGGTCGGGTCGGGAACCGTCGAGCCGTTGTCGGTGGCTCCGCGTTTCAGGTAGCTGCCACCGTGGGGTCACGCGGCTCAGGTGGCTTGGCGGTACCAGCGGACCGCCGTCGGCGCGGCGGTCGCCAGGATCGCTGCAATCCACAGCAGCGCCAGCACGGTCGACGTGCCGGTCGACGCGTTGAGCAGACCCTGCTTGCGAAGCGCCGCAGCCTCGACGGGACCGGCCATCAGACCCCGCACCGAGTCGATGATCACCGTGATCGGCTGGTGCTTGGCGAAGGCCTGAAGCCAGCCCGGCATCGTCTGCACCGGCACGAAGGCCGAGGACGCGAAGGTGAGCGGGAAGATCAGCGGAAACGCCACCGCCTGGGCCGCCTCGGCGTTGGCCGCTTTGAGCCCGACGAGGGCGAACACCCAGCTGAGCGAGAACGCAGCCAGCAGGATCATGATCGAACCCAGGGCAAAGCCGGTGATCCCACCCGATGGGCGAAACCCGACCAGCAGCCCGATGACGGTCATCAGGGCCACGACGAAGGTGTTGCGGGTCAGGTCGGCCAGCGTGCGACCCGCCAGGACGGCCAGGCGCGACATCGGCAGCGACCGAAAGCGGTCGACCACCCCGGTGGCCAGGTCCTCGGCCAGGCCGATACCGGTGGCCGTCGAACCGAAGACGACGGTCTGCACGAAGATGCCGGGCATCAGGAAGTTGACGTAGGCGACGCTGCCCGTCTGGATGGCCCCGCCGAAGACGTAGCGAAACAGGAGGGTGAACATGACCGGCTGGATGAAGGTGAACACCAGCAGCTGGGGTTGGCGGACCAGGTGAAGCAGGTTGCGACGGGTGAGGACCAGCGTGTCGCTGATCGCCCAGGCCAGCGCCGAGCGTTCCTCGGTCTGCAGCGCTTCGCTTCCCCCAAGGTTGGCTGTGGACGTGGTAACCGTCGTGTTGGTCATGAGGTTGCCTCCTGGGGGGTGTCGGCGGTCTCCTCGGCGGCGTGACCGGTAAGGGACAGGAAGACGTCGTCGAGGCTCGGCTCCCGCAATGCCAGACCGGCGACGCCGATCTTTGCGGCGTCGAGCGAGCGCAGCACCGCCATGGCGGTCGCCGGGCCGTCGGCGGTGGCCAGGCGCACCATGGTGCCGTCCTGCTCCGGGCTGCCCTCGGCGCCGGGCACCTCCTGTAACTCCGCCAGGGCAGCGGTCGCCGCCCTGGAGTCGACGAGGTTCACCTCGAGCACGGTGGCGCCCAGCTGGCGCTTGAGCTCCGCTGCCGTACCGCGAGCGATGGCCAGGCCGTGATCGATCACCACGATCTCGTCGGCGAGCAGGTCGGCCTCCTCCAGGTACTGGGTGGTGAGCAACAGGGTGGTGCCGTCGGCCACCAGCTGGCGGATGACCTCCCACAGGTCGCTGCGCGATTTGGGGTCCAGCCCGGTGGTCGGTTCGTCGAGGAACAGCACCGGCGGCTTGTGGACGAGGGCGGCCGCCAGGTCGAGCCGGCGTCGCATGCCGCCCGAGTACGTCTTCGCCGGGCGGCCGCCGGCGTCGGCCAGGTCGAACTGGTCGAGCAGTTCGGTGGCGCGCCGGGCGACCACCTTGCGGGACAGGTGGGCCAGCCGTCCGATCATCTCCAGGTTCTCCTGGCCGGTGAGCAGTTCGTCCACCGCGGCGTACTGGCCCGCCAGCCCGATCACCTTGCGCACGGCGTCCGCCTCGGTCACGACGTCGTGGCCGAGCACCGTGGCCCGCCCCTCATCGGGGATCAATGTGGTGGTGAGCGCCCGCACCATCGTGGTCTTGCCGGCGCCGTTTGGGCCGAGCAGGCCCAGCACCGTGCCGGTGGGGATCGACAGGTCCACTCCGCCGAGGGCGGTGACATCGCCGTAACGCTTGGTGATGCCGTGTGCCTCGATGGCGGGTGCCGGCTTCGACGGGCTGGGCGTGCGTGGGCCGCCTGCGGGGGTGCTTGAGGAGCGGGCGTCATCGAACATTTCAGGAAGCTTTTCGCATGAACGGCCGCTGCGTCGACCCACGGCTGAGATCGTCTCAGGCGGCTTTCATGGACGCCCGATGACGCTCGGCGCTCTTGGCGATGTTCCTCAACATGCCGCCAAAAACGATGCCATGGAACGGCCACACCGCCCACCAGTAGACGTGACCGGCCAAGCCGGTGGGCACGAAGGTGGCCAGCTGATGCAGTGTCGAACCCGACGCGTCGTCGGCCCCCGGCTCGACCCGGAACTCGAGCCAGGCCCGACCGGGCACCTTCATCTCGGCCCGCAGCCGAAGCAGATGGCCGCGATCGAGTTCCTCGACGCGCCAGAAGTCCAGCGCCTCGCCGACGAAGAGTCGATTGGGGTTGCGGCGGCCGCGCCGCAGACCGACGCCGCCGACCAGCCGGTCCATCCAGCCTCGCACCGACCAGGCGAGGGGGAACGAGTACCAGCCCCGGTCGCCGCCGATGCCCTCGACCACCTCCCACAACACGTCCGATCCGGCGTCACAGTCGAGCTGCCGCTCATCGTGGTAGATGCTGCCGCCGGTCCAGTCCGGGTCGCTGGGTAGCGGGTCGGACGGTGCGCCGGCGGTCGAAGCGCCCGACCATCGGGTGGTGACCTCCCCCCGCTTGATGCGTTCGAGAGCCAGCGACACCGCCTCCTCGTACCCGGTGGGGCCCCACGGGGGCTCGCCGACCTGATCGGCCAGGTCGTGCTCCTCGGTGACCACTTCGTGGATCACCGACTCGATCAGCGGCGCAGCGATCGACCTGGGCACCGGCGTGACCACGTTGACCCAGTGGGCCGACGACTTGGGCGTCAGCACCGGCACCGGGATGATGATGCGGCGGCGCAGCCCGGCCACCTTGGCGTAACGCTGCATCATCTCGACGTAGGTGAACACCTCGGGCCCGCCGATGTCGAAGGTGCGGTTGGCGTCGTCGTCGAGGTGGACCGCCTGGGCCAGGTACCAGATGACGTCGCGCACAGCGATCGGCTGGATGCGGTTGTGTACCCACCGGGGCGTGATCATCGCCGGCAGGCGCTCGGTGAGGTAGCGCATCATCTCGAACGACGCCGACCCCGAACCCAGAATGATCGCCGCCTGAAGAACCGCAGCGGGCACCTGGCCGTCGAGAAACACCTGCCCAACCTCCAGGCGGGAGGCCAGGTGATCGGACAATTCACCCTCGGGGTGCAGGCCACCGAGATAGATGATGCGCTTCACCCCGGCGTGCTCGGCTGCCTTGGCCACGTTGGTGGCCGCCCGGCGATCGACCTCGACAAAGTCGGCGCCCCCCAGCGAGTGCACCAGGTAGTAGACGACGTCGATGCCCTCCATCGCCGCTTCGAGCGTCTCGGGCTCGGTGACGTCGCCCTCGGCCACCTCGATCGAGTCCCTCCAGGGCACGTCGCGCAGCTTCGACGGGGTTCGCACCAGACAGCGCACGCCGTGCCCATCCTCGATGAGGCGCGGCGCAAGCCGTCCGCCGATGTAGCCGGTCGCTCCGGTGAGCAGGATCTTCATCCGCCCAGACTGCTGCGTCCACCGCCCCCATGCCCCGCCGGTCCACGCCCGAGCGCCCGCCCGGCGGGTGTGCCCGATCGCACTGCAGCGCCCGTCACGTTGTCGCCGGGGCCGGGGCGCGGTCACGATGAAGGCCTATGGCTCGAATTTTGGTTACCGAGAAGATCGCCGATCCAGGCCTCGACCGCCTCCGGGAGGCCGGTCATACCGTGGACATCCAGGTGGGGCTGTCCCCCGAGGAGCTGATCGCAACCATCCCAGGCGCTGCGGCGCTGATCATCCGCTCGTCGACCCAGGTGACCGACGAGGTGTTGGCGGCGGGCACCGACCTGGTCATGGTGGGCCGGGCGGGCATCGGCCTCGACAACGTCGACCTGGAGGCGGCCACCCGGCGCGGCGTC
Coding sequences within it:
- a CDS encoding SDR family oxidoreductase, whose translation is MSDELFSVSGKTALITGGSRGIGAMIARGFVADGARVIIAARKAAELEATAADLNALPGEGSATAIVADLGSEEGARALAAAVAEQTDHLDVLVNNAGATWGVPLEEHDQASWDRVLNLNVAGVFHVTKFCLPLLRAAGTADEPARVINIGSIDGIHVPIMETYSYSASKAAVHQLTRHLAKQLAPDITVNAVAPGPFESKMMAATLESFGDAIADQAPMKRIGRPDDMAGVARFLASRAGAYVTGAIIPVDGGLATVG
- a CDS encoding ABC transporter permease; translated protein: MTNTTVTTSTANLGGSEALQTEERSALAWAISDTLVLTRRNLLHLVRQPQLLVFTFIQPVMFTLLFRYVFGGAIQTGSVAYVNFLMPGIFVQTVVFGSTATGIGLAEDLATGVVDRFRSLPMSRLAVLAGRTLADLTRNTFVVALMTVIGLLVGFRPSGGITGFALGSIMILLAAFSLSWVFALVGLKAANAEAAQAVAFPLIFPLTFASSAFVPVQTMPGWLQAFAKHQPITVIIDSVRGLMAGPVEAAALRKQGLLNASTGTSTVLALLWIAAILATAAPTAVRWYRQAT
- a CDS encoding ATP-binding cassette domain-containing protein, translated to MFDDARSSSTPAGGPRTPSPSKPAPAIEAHGITKRYGDVTALGGVDLSIPTGTVLGLLGPNGAGKTTMVRALTTTLIPDEGRATVLGHDVVTEADAVRKVIGLAGQYAAVDELLTGQENLEMIGRLAHLSRKVVARRATELLDQFDLADAGGRPAKTYSGGMRRRLDLAAALVHKPPVLFLDEPTTGLDPKSRSDLWEVIRQLVADGTTLLLTTQYLEEADLLADEIVVIDHGLAIARGTAAELKRQLGATVLEVNLVDSRAATAALAELQEVPGAEGSPEQDGTMVRLATADGPATAMAVLRSLDAAKIGVAGLALREPSLDDVFLSLTGHAAEETADTPQEATS
- a CDS encoding SDR family oxidoreductase, with the protein product MKILLTGATGYIGGRLAPRLIEDGHGVRCLVRTPSKLRDVPWRDSIEVAEGDVTEPETLEAAMEGIDVVYYLVHSLGGADFVEVDRRAATNVAKAAEHAGVKRIIYLGGLHPEGELSDHLASRLEVGQVFLDGQVPAAVLQAAIILGSGSASFEMMRYLTERLPAMITPRWVHNRIQPIAVRDVIWYLAQAVHLDDDANRTFDIGGPEVFTYVEMMQRYAKVAGLRRRIIIPVPVLTPKSSAHWVNVVTPVPRSIAAPLIESVIHEVVTEEHDLADQVGEPPWGPTGYEEAVSLALERIKRGEVTTRWSGASTAGAPSDPLPSDPDWTGGSIYHDERQLDCDAGSDVLWEVVEGIGGDRGWYSFPLAWSVRGWMDRLVGGVGLRRGRRNPNRLFVGEALDFWRVEELDRGHLLRLRAEMKVPGRAWLEFRVEPGADDASGSTLHQLATFVPTGLAGHVYWWAVWPFHGIVFGGMLRNIAKSAERHRASMKAA